The region CTCCTCGACGTCATGCTCCCGAAGCTCGATGGCTTCGAGGTCTTGAAGCGGCTGCGCTCGAAACGCTTTGCCGCGCCGGTCCTGATGCTCACCGCTCGAGAGGACACGCGGAGCAAAGTCCGGGGGCTCGACATCGGAGCCGACGACTACGTCGCCAAACCCTTCGAGCTCGAGGAGCTCTTCGCTCGCATCCGGGCCCTTCTACGCCGAAACGGGCCCGACCGCTCCGGCCTTTTGCAGGTGCTCGACCTCGTGTTGGATCCGGCGTCCAAGCGCGTTTCGCGCGGCGGAGGCGCCCTGAGCCTCACCGCGCGCGAGTATCAGCTCCTCGAGTTCCTGCTGCGAAACAAGAATCGCATACTCAGTCGCGAGGTCATTTATGAGCACGTCTGGTCCGGGGACTTCTCCGGGACCCGAAAGATCGTCGACGTTTACGTGAACTACCTGAGATCCAAGATCGACCAGGGATTCGAGCCGAAGCTCCTGCAGACGGTGCGAGGCCTGGGCTACGTGCTGAGCGAAGAACGT is a window of Vicinamibacteria bacterium DNA encoding:
- a CDS encoding response regulator transcription factor, with amino-acid sequence MKLLLVEDESKLSRSLRSALGREGYSVDVALDGEMALDYAEIYEYDLILLDVMLPKLDGFEVLKRLRSKRFAAPVLMLTAREDTRSKVRGLDIGADDYVAKPFELEELFARIRALLRRNGPDRSGLLQVLDLVLDPASKRVSRGGGALSLTAREYQLLEFLLRNKNRILSREVIYEHVWSGDFSGTRKIVDVYVNYLRSKIDQGFEPKLLQTVRGLGYVLSEERYGA